From a single Brassica napus cultivar Da-Ae chromosome C9, Da-Ae, whole genome shotgun sequence genomic region:
- the LOC106426199 gene encoding DELLA protein RGL3, with product MKRSHQETSVEEAHSMGKKLEDDNNMDEFLSALGYKVRSSDMADVAQKLEQLEVVLSNDDVLGSNALNDTVHYNPSDLSSWAETMLSELNYYPPSLDLDPTRMCNLTPFSDDNECSSTNSENNSKRIRLGPWCDSSESTRPVVMLGVDSQETGVRLVQALVACAEAVQQENLILADALVKRVGSLAASQAGAMGKVATYFAEALARRIYRIRPSSPAVDPSFEEILQMHFYESCPYLKFAHFTANQAILEAVATARGVHVIDLGINQGMQWPALMQAMALRPGGSPSFRLTGVGGPSEGDGIQQLGWKLAQLAQAIGVEFEFKGLTVESLTDLEPEMFETRPESETLVVNSVFELHPLLARPGSIEKLLATVKAVKPSIVTVVEQEANHNGVVFLERFNEALHYYSSLFDSLEDGVIIPSQDRVMSEVYLGRQILNVVAAEGTDRIERHETLDQWRKRLGSAGFDPVSLGSDAFKQASLLLALSGGGDGYRVDENDGSLMLAWQTKPLIAASAWKVSDVTAERRR from the coding sequence ATGAAGAGAAGCCATCAAGAAACTTCTGTAGAAGAAGCTCATTCAATGGGTAAGAAGCTAGAAGACGATAATAACATGGACGAGTTTCTATCTGCTTTAGGGTACAAGGTTCGATCTTCCGACATGGCGGATGTTGCACAGAAGCTTGAGCAGCTTGAAGTGGTTCTTTCCAACGATGATGTTCTTGGCTCTAATGCATTAAACGACACCGTTCATTACAATCCATCTGATCTCTCCAGCTGGGCCGAGACCATGCTCTCGGAGCTTAACTACTACCCGCCTTCTCTGGATCTTGACCCGACCCGGATGTGCAATCTAACACCATTCTCAGATGACAACGAGTGTTCCAGCACCAACAGCGAAAACAACAGCAAGAGGATCAGACTCGGTCCCTGGTGTGACTCAAGCGAGTCAACTCGACCCGTGGTAATGCTCGGCGTTGACTCGCAGGAGACCGGTGTCAGACTCGTCCAGGCGCTGGTGGCGTGCGCCGAGGCGGTCCAGCAGGAGAATCTGATCCTCGCCGACGCTCTCGTGAAACGCGTGGGATCACTCGCGGCTTCTCAGGCGGGAGCGATGGGGAAAGTCGCCACCTACTTCGCCGAAGCGCTCGCTCGTCGGATCTACCGGATCCGCCCTTCCTCCCCCGCCGTTGATCCTTCTTTCGAAGAGATTCTCCAGATGCACTTCTACGAGTCCTGCCCTTACCTGAAGTTCGCGCATTTCACGGCCAACCAGGCGATTCTAGAGGCAGTCGCGACGGCGCGTGGCGTACACGTAATCGATCTCGGGATAAACCAAGGGATGCAGTGGCCGGCGTTAATGCAAGCTATGGCTCTCCGTCCCGGAGGATCTCCGTCGTTCCGTCTCACCGGCGTTGGAGGTCCGTCGGAGGGAGATGGGATTCAGCAGTTAGGTTGGAAGCTAGCTCAGCTGGCTCAAGCCATCGGCGTTGAATTCGAATTCAAAGGTCTTACCGTTGAGAGTTTAACCGATCTCGAACCGGAAATGTTCGAGACCAGACCGGAATCGGAGACTCTGGTGGTTAATTCGGTTTTCGAGCTCCATCCGCTTTTAGCTCGACCCGGTTCGATCGAAAAGCTGTTAGCGACGGTTAAGGCGGTTAAACCGAGCATTGTAACGGTGGTGGAACAAGAAGCGAACCACAACGGCGTCGTTTTCTTGGAACGGTTTAACGAGGCGCTTCACTATTACTCTAGCTTGTTTGATTCGCTAGAGGACGGAGTTATAATACCGAGTCAAGACCGAGTAATGTCGGAGGTTTACTTAGGGAGGCAGATCCTGAACGTGGTGGCTGCTGAAGGAACCGATCGGATCGAGCGGCACGAGACGCTGGATCAGTGGCGGAAGCGGTTGGGATCCGCCGGGTTTGACCCGGTTAGTCTCGGATCAGACGCGTTTAAGCAAGCGAGTTTGTTGCTGGCGCTATCCGGCGGCGGAGATGGGTATAGGGTCGACGAGAATGACGGAAGTCTAATGCTTGCGTGGCAGACGAAACCGCTTATTGCTGCTTCGGCGTGGAAAGTCAGCGACGTCACGGCGGAGCGGCGGCGGTAG